CACAATATACACACGCGTTATTTGGAACTGTACGATCACTTCACTCTTTGTCTTTAATCACTACACATGGACGGAAAGGTTTCTTGGTGATGACCGAGAAGGCATTTGATGAACTGCGTGTGACGGGTGAGGAGGCAATACCGGGTGCGCCCCATGCACTGGTGGCGTTGGTAATGCCCCAAGATGACTTCTAGGATGATGATGCCTATGCATAGCCATAGCACTCGCCCCCGGACTAGGCAAACCGCGGCGCCTCTGTTTACTGTTAACGTCCGGCAGCGCGAATTTCAACTTCTCCCAAAACAATTTATCTCCCCATTGTATAtgtgtatttgtttttaaatacaaCCGTATATCTGGGTCGAGATCCTTCTGTGGCACTTCTCCAAGCACTATCACTATCAATCGCCTTCGCCTATCTCTTAGAACTTGATGGTGGGCTGACTTAAACTCAAAACGGCACCACtcagattttataaaattttcactaAGTATCATAATTGTTCGCCGCGATGATTCTACTGCTTGTATTATATTGTCTGCTACGTAACCACCGACTGGAAAATCTCGGTAGTGTAAATACAGATTGTAAGAGGGATCACCTCGTTCTAACATAGGTGCAAGGTTCTCAGTAACCCATTCTTCGTCTTTGGAACTATAGCTCACAAACGCATCATATAATTTTTCTCTGTCATCGCGGTCTACCTCACTCACTTTATAGAACAGTCGTACTCCGAATTTGGCATGGAACCAAACCCTCATCTCTTGCCTGAATATGAATACTATCATAACTCCAAATAATACGAGTAAAAACGCTCCCATTGTTGATACAAGCAATGGAATATAATCTTGAAGATCTTCATTTGTGATTATAGTTTTTGTCGCTGTTAAATTTCCATTTATACTGTTGTTAATGCTTGGTAGTCCTGTACAGATAGTTCCGTTttcttcaataatattaaatccgGCGCTAAAATCGTATGACATAATATCTCTGTTCTGTGTTCCATTTGTGATGTTATACGAATATATGCATCTTACATTCGATAAATCAGTTATAGATGATACTCGCTTTGTCCATTCCCGAAACATTTCTGTAAAATCGCAATCACATGACCAAGGATTGTATGAGAGTGTTAAAGAAGTTATTGATGGGCTTATTTGCCAGACGGATAGCATTGTAATCCTATTTTGatgtaaatgtaatatttttaaatgagaCATGTGATTGAACATTTCCTTTCCAATAGTCTTAATCTTGTTGTTGTTTAAATAAAGTTCACGCAGGTTTTCTAATCCATCAAATTCTTGACCTTCAATTGCAATCAATTGATTGTAATCAAGATGTAATGTCTCAAGTTCTTTCAAACCGTTGAAAGTGCGGTTATGTATGTTTTCTATATTCGATGAGttcagatataatatttttagtcgTTTTCTTCCAATAAACGCATGACTTGGTAACATTTTTATGTCATTACCATCGAGGTACAGTTGTGTGGCTTCCATCGGTATGCGATCAGGTAAAGAGTTCACATACCCAGCGCTTGAACATTCCACAACATTTGCGGACCAAGATTGGTCGTGATAACAGGTACAATTATTTGGACATGTCATTTCACAGTCACAGGCATCAAAGTCGCAACAATGACATAAGGCGAAGCAATGAAAATCGTATTTACACAGAAACTGATGTGATGCGGCTTCAACTAATGGCACGTATGCATTTCCAcggttgtataataatttacaatatatactATCCAAGTCCATTAGTTTGGGTTGTGTACGCGCTCTGTTACCagtgtttattttttgtagCCATTCCATTGTGCAATCACATTCTAATGGATTTCCGCCGATAAAGAATTCTGGCACTGATTTATCTTGAGGCACTGCAGATATTCTTAATGAATTCGGAtctaaattagttattttattccCATATAAATCCACTCTAGTAAGATTTGGTTTTttgaaaaatgtataagactgaACTTTTGCTAtcaaattatcatttaaatataacatcTCCACAGAATTGGGAATGGAGCTGCCGGTTATTTCTGTTAGTTTGTTTGAACTTGCGTCAAATGTGCTCAGAGACAATTGTGATTCAATCTCAAAGTAATTTCCAAGTTCAGCAATCCTGTTAGCGTGGATGTCCAGCCACTGCAATCCAGTTGGAATCATTGCATAGTCAAACCATTCCAAGCGGTTATCGGAAATGTTCAGCCAAACTAAATTAGGTAACTTTGCGAAAAGACCCCCGATATCGGTCAAATAATTCCCATCTAGTCTTATTGCTTGTAGATTCACGTTACCATCGAATGAGCCCGCTTCTATTTTGTGGATTTTATTCCTCGAAAGGTTAAGAATTTTCAAAGACGTCATCTTATCAAATACACCTTTACTAATATTTCCAATATTATTCTCAGTCAATCTAAGTCCGTACATTTGTTGCATAGTCATGAAAGATGCATTTTCAATGCTGATAAGCAGATTTTCCCCCAAGTCTAAAGTTTTAAGTTGTGGGATTTCTTTCAATGCAATCGGCACCTCATCGAGCCTGTTTCCATTTATATGCAAATCTTGTAGAGACGTACAATTGCGTAGAGCATGCGGATGTATTTTTGTTATTCGGTTGCTATCTATTGACAGTACAGATAAGGCATTCAAACCAGTGAACGCATAACTCTCTATGTTTGTTAATCGGTTGTTCGataatattaatgtatgtaaattTCTAAGTGAACTGAATACATTTTCGGGAATGTGCTCGATAAAATTATCTTGCATTTTCAATATTTGCAGGTTATACAAATCTCTAAATAAAGCTATCTCTATTTTGGATACTCTGTTGtgtgaaaaatccaaaaatacgAGTCGTTTTAATCCGGAAAACGTTGAGGTATTAATCCAGTCCGACGTTAATTCGTTATGTGACAAATCCAGCACTAACAGTTGAAACAAATCACTAAATAATCCTGGCGCAAGTACTGTTATCGTGTTGTTGTTCAGATATATCTCTTTTAAATCTTTAGTATCGCTGAACAATTCGGGTGGCAAACTTGTAAGTTGATTGTCAGAAAGTCTAACCGTTGTAAGTGAATTTAATCCTTCTAAAGCTCTATCTGCAACAGAGTTTAATCCGTTCTCGTGCAAATACAGTTTTTGTAATTTCTTAAGACCCGATAAGAGTCCCGGTGGCATAGTGTCTATTAGGTTTCTCGATAAATCCAATACAATAAGATTATCGCCGCATTTTTCAGAAGGATGTCGATGCGCCGTCGAAAACTGAAAATGACTGATGTCTCTCATCCTGTTTCCAGTCATATTTAGATGTTCCAAGTTTCTAAGCGTACACAAAGCTCCGTCGGGAAaggttaacatattattttcactaagaTCCAATCGTTCTAAACTTTGAACATCGCGGGAAAACGCCGTTGGTGTTATTTCTAGTGACATGGTAGACCAATCAGTATTATGCGTTCGGATCGTTAAATTTCTGAGTTCCCTGAGACCAGTAAAAGCACCATCAGATAAGTTTCCTATTTTACAATATTCAATAGTCAGTTCTCTCAACTCTATTAACTGCCGAAAGCTACCCGGAGCCAAGGAACTTTGGAAGAACAGTGCATCACTACATTCGAGACGCAATCGCACTGTTAGATGAGGTTGTATAGCACTAAAGTTTGTGTTTTCTAATTCACTATTGATTGTTCTTAATCTACACTGCAATGCCACTCCAGCATCATTGTCGTCAGTAGTCCATCTGCACTCGTCGGGAGCTTGGTACCGAGCTCCCGTTGTTGACAGAGATGCAGTCCTTGTTGGGGCGACAACGCTAAGCGCTAACAGAGCGCTCGCAAGCCACATTATACACATTGTTTTCACCACTAACTTCACTTTAACTCGATCATTATATTAAACTACAGAGACAACACTATAACAAGACATAATTATGTAATTGCTCCAATGAGTTCATGTTGCTTATACTTCGTTCTATTTCACCGTTGAAACCAGTCTTGTTCCGCGAAAGCACTAATTGGACAAGTTCGTATGTCCGTAGCGCTGTTAGGAGCTCGTGACGCGTACGATCGCGCTTACGACTGGGGTGGGACTGATTCGAACTCTCAAACCTGCATTGCGCTCGCGCACAAGGCCGCGCTCGCCACGCGTACCAACAGGTAAGCTGTGTCAGAACTTAAAGGCCTTAAGCGTCGTGTAGACCGCATCAACTTACGCCCTATTCGTTACTTCGTGGAGCccgtcagaaaaataaaatgcGCACACATGGATGTGAAACAACTCACACAAAGGCATTAAACCGCTTTTTGTAATGCTTGAACAAACTTTCATTGGGTATGTTAGAGTGAGATGGATGGATGATTTCAAGCTTTTTAAGGTAGGTGGGGGTTTGAGCCAGCTGCCAGGGCACAGGTAGTGTGCTAGCGCTGAGCGCTGTTAACACTTTGTGGATGGAATTATAGTTATGTGAATTACGcgatatttatttatctgtttAGTCATCGccattaatgaaaattaaagCAGTAGTTTGTTGATATAACATTAAATTGGAACTTGTAGTTTGTTCTTTACACATAAAGAACATGTTGCGGTACTTGATCTATAATTGTGCAAATGAAAAAATTGGTTTACCACATCAGAAAGTTTATTAGGTTAAAATTGATATCTTTATAATGCCATAGGTAAATAATCGAATTCTtattattgattaaataaaagccttataatattaaatataacaatgtttTCATGAACATTACGTATGAAATAGGTCataattttaccaaattttaacTAATTTGATTCCTTGTTAATTAATTGTTCGGAAGCGGATTTAGTTGTATGTTGATGATGCCAATCATCAGGTGAGGCCAAGGCCaacttgatttaaaaaaaatatgattttctCACGAATAATTTTGTGACGTTAAGTTTCTCGATACTCAATTTGCAAGATTGCAATAATGAGccttataatatctttaatcaCGTATATTAGTTAGTGACTGTTTTCCTTCCAAGTCGGACTTAATGAAGtttcatttaatttgatttactagagcattacatttaaaaaacttactttttaaaggattaaaactggattttaattaaataattattaattaatgaaaataatatatttgcagGCAATTTCATCTGTAAAAagtctttatttaaatattttactaccTCTTAAAAAGTGCTGCTGTATCAATAAGTTATAAGAATTCTTCTTCTCTGTTTCGATCTACATTTGTGAATCTGCAATAAAATCATGACTATAAGTAAAATTGCACTTCCAATGAATTCCAATCCTAATAATAGTCGACTACTTTAGTTAAACGTTTTCCACATGTTTAATTCTACAGAACGCAGCGTGTAACCCCTAATCAAATTAAACATCCAGACATTATGTGTTTTGTGAAGGTTACAATAATTTCTAGAACCGTTTCATTAAAATGTGGCCGGATTTTTTGTTAAGATCTCTCTCATGATTTATACGGAACACCGTAGaggtgttattatatttttgttctttGAATCCTCTGAAGAGAATCATGTTCCTGAACATCGATCATTAATAACACTCAAGATGCGAACTGCCAGAACTTGCATATTATGCATCTATTGTGCTCGTCTTTATATGTTGCTATTCTCAGTCAAACAAAAACTTGGAGATCGACTGCGTTTCAAGTTGCTCTCTTACCTGATTGACCGTGAACTGAATAGCGTGCCccaaattaatatttagttaaCGTCTATTGTATGTGAATCAACGTTATCTAAGTAAGGGTAAGTCATTATAAAGCAGTTTCCTACGGTGGTATTGATAACAGTGCGTAAACTCTAGGATAAATTTGCTAATATGCTATTATTGGAATTGAGTTGGGCTGGTATTATCTGTAACAAAGATTTTGTAGAAGAAGCCAAAACTGGAGCCGTGCACAAACACACCAAGGGTTATCTCTGTAGAGGCGGTGTCTTTTGCTAATAATCTTCTCGTCTTTCACTCTCCCAAAAATAAGATTTGTGACTTCTTGATCAGGCACTAAGTATATCGTGATTGATGCAGTGTGGTGATCGCCCTGTTCCTTTCCGGCCACTTGCGTTTTTATAGTTACACGCATATTTTGTCATTCTGCTGTAACGCTCTTCGGTGGTGGAGTTTTCATTCCTAAAATGGATATTTCTGTGCCTTTCACCCACAAATCGAGACAGCAAGCGTTTTGATCGTCCCAGACTTTTTACTTGTACGGCTTGGTttaggctttttttttatatcgttCCAACATTCTATTTTgcaatttattacttatttatcttaacgaatattttaacaatattaatgtggtttaaatttgaataagcTCAAGAAGTTTTTAAGTTGttacaatacaaaataattttcattttattgaatgttaagATTCATTATCTGCCCgcgtttaaatattttttaatgtgtaaGAAAACATTGTTAAACTCACAATTTGCAACATGCCTGGAAATTTAGTATCTATCATACACTCACAGACATTAATATCGATGTTTCATATCTCATAATAATTGTAGtgagttataattttaaagcGGCGGTATAGTGAGAGGACAGTTCACGTTTGTGGTTTCCCAGCTCTCATATCTCAATTGCTATAAATTATCAGCTTAGACACGCgaggaatataatattttcagccTCGACAGTAGTCTTCAGactactataataattattgttgcaatAGTATTGCGTTAGACGGAGGAAAATAGTTTATGGAAACCACtaaattgatcacaaaaatttaacaGCAAGTATAATAGGTATGTGGATAACGACGAATGACGCTGAAATTGTTGGGATCAATTTAGACACGGAAACGACCTTATTATTATTGGGACAAAAGTGAGTcaacgatttttttattaaaataagggacgagacgagcaggacgttcagctgatggaaattgatacgcattaccattactatgcagtgccgctcaggattcttaaaaaacccaaaaattctgagcggcactacaattgcgctcgtcaccttgagacataagatgttaagtctcatttgtgcagtaatttcactagcggcggcgcccttcagaccgaaacacagtaatgtttacacattactgcttcacggcagaaataaagataaataaaaagcctcgcctagtatcggactactgggtcttgaaatctcgagcgattgccaatttcgtggtcatctggaaggcaaagccaaattggcttcaaagaaactgggcgtcattaatagagcacgacaatacctcaagccggcccacatactagcgctctacaaagcgcaggtccggccacacatggagtattgctgtcatctctggtctggcgcaccccagtatcagctcgatccatttgaccgcgtgcaacgcagagcagctcgaattgtcggggacccagtgctctatgaacggctggataacttggcgttgcgtagagacgtcgcttcattgtgtgtcttctaccgcatttatcacggggagtgttccgaagagctgtttagcctgattcctgccgccgaattccaccttcgcacgacacgccacaagttagaatatcatcctcaccatctggatgtgtggcggtcctccacagtgcggttttcaaggagctttcttccacgttctacaaagctgtggaatgagcttccttgtgctatgtttcagggacgatatgacatgggtaccttcaaaaaaagcgcgtataccttccttaaaggccggcaacgctcctgtgattcctctggtgttccaagagattgtgggcggcggtgatcacttaataaccggtgacccgtacgctcgtttgtcctcctattccataaaaaaaaataggtgccgttgtggtactcataatcttgcaggcttcctgtgcaaaggaccctctcACTGGCATAATTATTAAGCAGCATAACTTTCTTGATACAAAAATAGCCAACCCTAAGCACAAAATTTCCACAGCATATGCTGGCACATGTCTTTGTGATATCGTATCCCACGAGTCGTTTGTCCAGATCTCGCTCAACTGTCACAAAAGATCAGCGGGTGACCATTTAACTTTTTGTCGTAAGAGGAGAGGCGTAGCGTGTCCTTTATAAAAGAATAGAATATATTGCCGGTAAATCGTGGGCTATTGTGGGCCTATTTTATAGCTGTTAGACAGTTATCTGCGGCTCGTTATAATACTGTCCGATTTCAATTTACAACTGCATGTGTCGTCACGCAACTGTCGAGATGATGGACTCTCGCGTGGGTACAAACGATGTGGGTCAGAGATGCCTTTATGATTCATGTACGGAACACACCACGTTGAATAGTGAATTAGTATTTTGACTATTGTTGTGAATTGCACTAGCGCTAACGTTTACAAATGTCCATTTGTTATATCTTGAATTTCCATATCTTCACTGTTGATGGATTAATCGGATGTCGCTTTAGTTGGAAACACAAATGGCAACACATTGGTATTAacgttaaataatattatataataattatttattatatttatttatagcattAGCCTTTTCATATCCCATCTCTTAAGTACAACGTATGGCTCGTGTATTAATTGAAGGttgaagtttattttgttttgttttggtcACAtagtgatatttttaattttcttggaTAGGAACCTCTATCTGGTGTTACTAACAGTTTGATCTTGTTAAGTCTATCTTTTACTCGTTTCATCGAATCTAATCCATCCAATCGGTATGAGTAAATTTTGATAGTCAAATAtttactattactatttattattatttaaatttcctTTTTCATCCGTTATTCGTAAGTCATTTGTAAAGGAGGGCTGTTTAggtgaatatttaaaatagtcaTGGCTATGTTAATGACTCTTTAATGTTGGAAGACAgtatgggtggcggtgatcacttatcatcatgTGAAACCTTTGTTTATccctatattttataaaaatataactttatttttgctACTACTCCActactttttaattttcttttcccAACGGATTGGCTGACAGCCGCTTTCAATATATCAAAAATCTCTAACTTTTgataataatgattatttataataaaaattttacgttTCTTATTTTGTACTTAAACTACCACTAATGGGGATCTATGATGGGTTAGTGCGAACTatcaatgagtatttttgttgttaaatcaccttacatattatattataattgacatgatttgttaaataatgaagctctaaatgttgatttaaaagagtggcaatgagtttttcaccacttcttctcattaaagctcttTATTTTcggttaataatttaaattaaatattaaattagcggtaaatataaaaagaaaatgaaaacttttgacattcataagtgtcatttccttgccTGACATGAatatagtgattttgatttaatttgagtaTATGGCATAAGTATCTATTCCATTGATGTGCATTGATCCTGTAGGTACATACGGTACCTACAGGATTGATTAAAGTTTTGTCCAAATATATTAGT
This DNA window, taken from Leptidea sinapis chromosome 25, ilLepSina1.1, whole genome shotgun sequence, encodes the following:
- the LOC126972207 gene encoding toll-like receptor Tollo, giving the protein MCIMWLASALLALSVVAPTRTASLSTTGARYQAPDECRWTTDDNDAGVALQCRLRTINSELENTNFSAIQPHLTVRLRLECSDALFFQSSLAPGSFRQLIELRELTIEYCKIGNLSDGAFTGLRELRNLTIRTHNTDWSTMSLEITPTAFSRDVQSLERLDLSENNMLTFPDGALCTLRNLEHLNMTGNRMRDISHFQFSTAHRHPSEKCGDNLIVLDLSRNLIDTMPPGLLSGLKKLQKLYLHENGLNSVADRALEGLNSLTTVRLSDNQLTSLPPELFSDTKDLKEIYLNNNTITVLAPGLFSDLFQLLVLDLSHNELTSDWINTSTFSGLKRLVFLDFSHNRVSKIEIALFRDLYNLQILKMQDNFIEHIPENVFSSLRNLHTLILSNNRLTNIESYAFTGLNALSVLSIDSNRITKIHPHALRNCTSLQDLHINGNRLDEVPIALKEIPQLKTLDLGENLLISIENASFMTMQQMYGLRLTENNIGNISKGVFDKMTSLKILNLSRNKIHKIEAGSFDGNVNLQAIRLDGNYLTDIGGLFAKLPNLVWLNISDNRLEWFDYAMIPTGLQWLDIHANRIAELGNYFEIESQLSLSTFDASSNKLTEITGSSIPNSVEMLYLNDNLIAKVQSYTFFKKPNLTRVDLYGNKITNLDPNSLRISAVPQDKSVPEFFIGGNPLECDCTMEWLQKINTGNRARTQPKLMDLDSIYCKLLYNRGNAYVPLVEAASHQFLCKYDFHCFALCHCCDFDACDCEMTCPNNCTCYHDQSWSANVVECSSAGYVNSLPDRIPMEATQLYLDGNDIKMLPSHAFIGRKRLKILYLNSSNIENIHNRTFNGLKELETLHLDYNQLIAIEGQEFDGLENLRELYLNNNKIKTIGKEMFNHMSHLKILHLHQNRITMLSVWQISPSITSLTLSYNPWSCDCDFTEMFREWTKRVSSITDLSNVRCIYSYNITNGTQNRDIMSYDFSAGFNIIEENGTICTGLPSINNSINGNLTATKTIITNEDLQDYIPLLVSTMGAFLLVLFGVMIVFIFRQEMRVWFHAKFGVRLFYKVSEVDRDDREKLYDAFVSYSSKDEEWVTENLAPMLERGDPSYNLYLHYRDFPVGGYVADNIIQAVESSRRTIMILSENFIKSEWCRFEFKSAHHQVLRDRRRRLIVIVLGEVPQKDLDPDIRLYLKTNTHIQWGDKLFWEKLKFALPDVNSKQRRRGLPSPGASAMAMHRHHHPRSHLGALPTPPVHGAHPVLPPHPSHAVHQMPSRSSPRNLSVHV